The Bacteroidia bacterium genome contains a region encoding:
- a CDS encoding tetratricopeptide repeat protein, which translates to MANKDKEVLGNDIDQVGNVLTKTELYIEKNRKVLMIVVGAIILIVGGYLGYKKLYIAPMEAEAHEEMFMAEQYFAKDSFNLALNGDVQYPGFLKIIEQYGSTKAGNLSYYYAGVCYLNTGKFDKAIEYLSDFSTDDKLLYPISQGAIGDANMELGKTEEALAFYKKAADEQPNEFTSPVYLMKVGFVLEKLNKWEEALAIYERIEKEYNRTNEGRKIEKYITRAKLKLNKL; encoded by the coding sequence ATGGCAAACAAAGATAAAGAAGTTCTCGGAAATGACATCGATCAGGTTGGAAATGTTCTTACCAAAACTGAGTTGTATATTGAGAAAAACCGTAAGGTTCTGATGATAGTTGTTGGTGCAATTATTCTTATTGTTGGTGGTTATTTAGGATATAAAAAACTTTATATTGCTCCAATGGAAGCTGAAGCTCATGAAGAAATGTTTATGGCTGAACAGTATTTTGCAAAAGATTCTTTTAATCTGGCTTTAAATGGCGATGTTCAATATCCAGGATTTTTAAAAATTATTGAACAGTATGGTTCAACTAAAGCAGGAAATTTATCTTATTATTATGCAGGAGTTTGTTATTTAAATACTGGCAAATTTGATAAGGCGATAGAATATTTAAGCGATTTTAGCACAGATGATAAATTATTATATCCTATTTCGCAAGGTGCTATTGGTGATGCAAATATGGAGCTTGGAAAAACAGAAGAAGCTTTAGCATTTTATAAAAAAGCGGCTGACGAGCAACCAAACGAATTTACTTCACCAGTTTATTTAATGAAAGTTGGCTTTGTGTTAGAAAAATTAAATAAATGGGAAGAAGCACTTGCTATTTATGAAAGAATTGAAAAAGAATATAATCGTACAAATGAGGGTAGGAAAATTGAAAAGTATATTACCCGTGCGAAACTAAAATTAAATAAATTATAA
- the secA gene encoding preprotein translocase subunit SecA has translation MASFNDLLKKFFGTKSDKDIKIIFPVVEQVRQVYVTLQQLSNDELRQKSAALKEKIHNYYKAEEEEIQELKAKVEGDDIKVDEKENLYNQIDKIKKEINNKIEEILLEVLPEAFAIVKDTARRFVENERVEVTASEFDRNIAAQRSSVVIEGSKAIWLNKWLAGGNEITWDMVHYDVQLIGGMVLHQGKISEMATGEGKTLVATLPVFLNALAGKGVHIVTVNDYLARRDSEWMGPIYEFHGLSVDCIDKHQPNSVARRNAYLADITFGTNNEFGFDYLRDNMAIGPEDLVQRTHHYSIVDEVDSVLIDDARTPLIISGPTPKGEDQLFNEYKSKVEKLSNAQKNLVNDFLNQAKKLIQAGDTEKGGILLLKAHKGFPKNKALIKFLSELGMKTLMHKTENVYLQENAKRMPEITEELFFVIDERNNSVELTEKGIDLITNTTDDTQMFVLPDIGSRIAEIEKSGLTAEQKIVAKDEMIRDYSVKSERVHTINQLLKAYSMFEKDVEYVVMNNAVKIVDEQTGRILEGRRYSDGLHQAIEAKENVKVEAATQTFATITLQNYFRMYHKLAGMTGTAETEAGELWNIYKLDVVVIPTNRAMVRKDMQDKVYKTKREKYNAVIEEIVELTNAGRPILVGTTSVEISELLSRMLKLRGIKHSVLNAKLHQREADIVADAGRSSVVTIATNMAGRGTDIKLSPEVKAAGGLAIIGTERHESRRVDRQLRGRAGRQGDPGSSQFYVCLEDDLMRLFGSDRIARMMDRLGIKEGEVIQHSMITKSIERAQRKVEENNFGIRKRLLEYDDVMNSQREVVYSRRRNALFGEKVSVDISNTMYDVCESIVGQNHGSTTFDNFNLDLIRYLATEAPFSEAEYKALSPNVLTEKIYEQVYDNYIRKCQQMANQAYPVIKDVFEKSGQVYENIVVPVSDGVRVFQIVTNLRKSTESKGKELIRSFEKMAILITIDEAWKEHLREMDELKQSVQNAAYEQKDPLLIYKFESFELFRSMIDKANREIVSLLTKGHIPIQDPEQVREAKAPRKLDMSKFDTSRPDAVENSGGGQPKPEEQKVQPIRVEKKVGRNDPCPCGSGKKFKSCHGVGVPQ, from the coding sequence ATGGCATCATTTAACGATTTATTGAAGAAATTTTTCGGTACAAAGTCCGATAAAGATATTAAAATTATTTTCCCTGTAGTTGAACAGGTTAGACAGGTTTATGTGACATTGCAACAACTTTCAAATGATGAGTTACGTCAGAAATCTGCTGCTTTAAAAGAGAAGATTCATAATTATTATAAAGCTGAGGAAGAGGAAATTCAGGAACTTAAAGCAAAAGTTGAAGGCGATGATATTAAGGTTGATGAAAAAGAAAATCTTTATAATCAGATTGATAAGATTAAGAAAGAAATAAATAATAAAATTGAAGAAATTTTATTGGAAGTTTTGCCAGAAGCTTTTGCAATTGTAAAAGATACTGCAAGAAGGTTTGTAGAAAATGAAAGAGTAGAAGTTACTGCTTCTGAATTTGACAGAAACATCGCAGCTCAAAGAAGTAGTGTTGTTATAGAAGGTTCTAAAGCAATCTGGTTAAATAAATGGCTTGCAGGAGGAAATGAAATTACATGGGACATGGTTCATTACGATGTGCAGCTTATTGGAGGTATGGTACTACATCAGGGAAAGATTTCTGAGATGGCCACAGGTGAAGGAAAAACTTTAGTTGCAACACTTCCTGTATTTTTAAATGCACTTGCCGGTAAGGGTGTTCATATAGTAACAGTAAACGATTATCTTGCTCGTCGTGATAGTGAGTGGATGGGACCAATTTATGAGTTCCATGGATTATCAGTTGACTGTATTGATAAACATCAACCAAATTCTGTTGCCCGACGTAACGCATATTTGGCCGATATAACATTTGGTACAAATAACGAATTTGGTTTCGATTATCTTCGTGATAACATGGCAATCGGACCAGAAGATCTTGTTCAAAGAACACATCATTATTCTATTGTTGATGAGGTTGACTCCGTTTTGATTGATGACGCAAGAACACCACTTATTATCAGTGGTCCAACTCCTAAGGGTGAAGATCAACTTTTTAATGAGTATAAATCAAAAGTTGAAAAACTTTCAAATGCTCAAAAAAATCTTGTTAATGATTTTCTGAACCAGGCAAAAAAACTTATTCAGGCTGGCGATACCGAAAAAGGAGGTATATTGTTATTAAAAGCTCATAAAGGTTTCCCTAAAAATAAAGCACTTATTAAATTCTTAAGTGAGCTTGGAATGAAAACCTTAATGCATAAAACTGAAAATGTATATCTTCAGGAAAATGCTAAAAGGATGCCTGAAATTACTGAGGAATTATTTTTTGTGATTGATGAAAGAAACAACTCTGTTGAGCTTACAGAAAAGGGTATCGACTTAATAACAAATACCACTGATGATACTCAAATGTTTGTTCTTCCAGATATCGGAAGCAGAATTGCAGAAATAGAAAAATCAGGATTAACAGCCGAACAAAAAATAGTTGCTAAAGATGAAATGATTCGCGATTATTCTGTAAAATCTGAAAGGGTTCATACAATTAACCAGTTACTAAAAGCTTATTCAATGTTCGAAAAGGATGTAGAATATGTTGTTATGAACAATGCGGTTAAAATTGTAGATGAGCAAACAGGTCGTATTTTAGAAGGTCGTCGTTATTCTGATGGTTTGCATCAGGCTATTGAAGCAAAAGAGAATGTAAAAGTTGAAGCAGCTACACAAACCTTTGCAACAATTACTCTTCAGAATTATTTCAGAATGTACCATAAACTTGCCGGTATGACTGGTACTGCTGAAACCGAAGCAGGTGAGTTGTGGAATATTTATAAACTTGATGTTGTAGTAATTCCTACAAATCGTGCAATGGTTCGTAAGGATATGCAGGATAAGGTTTATAAAACAAAGCGCGAAAAATATAATGCAGTAATCGAAGAAATTGTAGAGTTAACAAATGCAGGAAGACCAATACTTGTAGGTACAACTTCTGTTGAGATTTCTGAATTATTAAGCAGAATGTTAAAACTTCGTGGAATAAAACACTCTGTTTTAAATGCGAAATTGCATCAACGTGAGGCTGATATTGTTGCTGATGCAGGTAGAAGTAGTGTTGTAACAATTGCTACAAATATGGCAGGTCGTGGTACCGATATTAAACTTAGTCCTGAAGTTAAAGCTGCGGGAGGTTTGGCTATTATTGGTACTGAACGTCACGAGTCCCGTCGTGTTGACAGACAGTTGCGTGGTCGTGCAGGACGACAGGGTGACCCTGGTTCATCACAATTTTATGTTTGTCTAGAAGATGATTTAATGCGCCTTTTTGGATCAGATCGTATTGCTAGAATGATGGATAGATTAGGTATTAAAGAAGGTGAAGTTATTCAGCATTCAATGATAACAAAATCCATTGAACGTGCACAAAGAAAAGTTGAAGAAAATAACTTTGGAATCAGAAAGCGTTTATTGGAGTATGATGATGTTATGAATTCACAACGTGAAGTTGTATACAGCCGTAGAAGAAATGCACTTTTTGGTGAAAAAGTGAGTGTGGATATTTCAAATACTATGTATGATGTTTGCGAATCTATAGTAGGTCAGAATCATGGTAGTACAACATTTGATAATTTTAATCTTGATTTAATAAGATATCTTGCTACTGAAGCACCATTTTCTGAAGCAGAATATAAAGCATTGTCGCCAAATGTGCTTACTGAGAAAATTTACGAACAGGTTTATGATAATTATATTCGTAAATGTCAGCAAATGGCAAATCAGGCTTATCCTGTAATAAAAGATGTGTTTGAAAAGAGCGGTCAGGTTTATGAAAATATTGTAGTGCCAGTTAGTGATGGAGTTAGAGTTTTTCAAATTGTTACTAATTTAAGAAAATCTACCGAATCAAAGGGTAAGGAACTTATTCGTTCATTCGAAAAGATGGCAATACTTATTACTATTGATGAAGCATGGAAAGAGCATCTTCGTGAAATGGATGAATTAAAACAATCTGTACAGAATGCTGCATACGAACAGAAAGATCCTTTATTGATTTATAAATTTGAATCATTTGAGTTATTCAGAAGTATGATTGATAAAGCAAATCGTGAGATTGTATCATTACTTACAAAAGGACATATTCCAATTCAGGATCCTGAGCAGGTACGTGAGGCAAAAGCTCCACGAAAACTTGATATGAGTAAGTTTGATACCAGCAGACCTGATGCTGTTGAAAATTCCGGTGGTGGGCAACCAAAACCAGAAGAGCAAAAGGTTCAACCAATAAGAGTTGAGAAAAAAGTAGGACGTAATGATCCATGTCCTTGCGGTAGTGGTAAAAAATTTAAAAGTTGTCATGGTGTAGGAGTACCTCAATAA
- the rplS gene encoding 50S ribosomal protein L19, with the protein MDLVKVFENEMLTAVELPQFKSGDTITVHYKIKEGNKERIQQFRGVVIQRKASGVKSTFTVRKISNGVGVERIFPDNSPFIDKIELNKSGKVRRAKLFYLRGLTGKKARIKERRVNTGKAVVVPAE; encoded by the coding sequence ATGGACTTAGTTAAAGTATTTGAAAATGAAATGTTAACAGCTGTTGAGTTACCACAATTTAAAAGTGGCGACACTATCACTGTTCACTATAAAATTAAAGAAGGAAATAAAGAACGTATTCAGCAGTTTCGCGGAGTAGTAATTCAGCGCAAAGCTTCTGGTGTAAAATCAACCTTTACAGTTCGCAAAATTTCCAATGGAGTTGGTGTAGAAAGAATTTTCCCTGATAATTCTCCATTTATTGATAAAATTGAATTAAACAAAAGTGGAAAAGTACGCCGTGCTAAATTATTTTATCTACGCGGACTTACAGGTAAAAAAGCAAGAATTAAAGAAAGAAGAGTTAATACAGGAAAAGCTGTTGTTGTTCCTGCAGAATAA
- a CDS encoding OmpA family protein, which translates to MLLFLKLLKSVLFIVTVLFLLFTGNLLAQDEEDVCPEVDKKARKTFEQARDNFKKGNPDLGYKLLIESTKLDESYAAAYLMLADINNSKSERTNDASQSLQFRNRAIDYFKKAAEYCPAIDNYRASFEVGKRYYISKDFKNAQIYIDKFIANSKQSPFKPEAEVISKHVKTYNELMAKPVPFNPVKVKGLNSPDDEFLPLISPDGEIAFFTHRFNKRNDLGTTLRTDEFSMAERTSKTGALEESFGSIKAMTAPFNDKNNSQGAISISIDNNHLYLTICENNLYCDIWVSDYVDDEWSALKNMGAAINGRRSWESQPSISSDGKTIYFSSIRPGNLGFDLDDQSTQTSDIWMSKMGDDGNWKPAVNLGNVINSHGNEKSPFIHSDSQTLYFSSDGRDGIGGYDIYYSKMKPDGKWTEPKNIGYPINTEGDELGFIVSTFGKKAYFSSNKLQGSEGWDIYSFDLYEEARPKEIAIIKGEIKDDQGEAVQDAKVEIKDVKTNRVTEGVVDKMTGKYAVAISVAKPDDELIMTVKKKEYAFTSEYIKVKDIKKEEPVKVNFEVKPVEVGTTVKLNNIYFASSDAVFEKSSLIVLDNFLEYLQENPQIKISIHGHTDSEGDDKSNQALSEQRAKAVGEYLILMGLDKVRIVSARGYGETKPVASNDTPDGRALNRRTEFVIEAK; encoded by the coding sequence ATGTTATTATTTTTAAAATTATTAAAAAGTGTTTTGTTTATTGTTACGGTATTATTTTTATTATTTACCGGCAATTTGTTAGCCCAGGACGAAGAAGATGTTTGTCCTGAGGTTGATAAGAAAGCAAGAAAAACATTTGAACAAGCTCGTGATAATTTTAAAAAAGGTAATCCCGATTTAGGCTATAAATTATTAATTGAATCAACAAAACTTGATGAAAGCTATGCTGCTGCTTACTTAATGTTAGCAGATATTAATAATTCCAAGTCGGAAAGGACAAATGATGCTTCACAGTCTTTGCAATTTAGAAACAGAGCTATAGACTATTTTAAAAAGGCAGCCGAATATTGTCCTGCAATTGATAACTACAGAGCAAGCTTTGAAGTTGGTAAACGATATTACATTTCAAAAGATTTTAAAAACGCTCAGATTTATATTGATAAATTTATTGCTAATAGTAAGCAATCGCCATTTAAACCTGAAGCAGAAGTAATAAGCAAGCATGTAAAAACTTATAATGAATTAATGGCAAAACCAGTTCCTTTTAATCCTGTAAAGGTTAAAGGACTGAATTCTCCTGATGATGAGTTTTTACCATTAATAAGTCCTGATGGTGAAATTGCTTTTTTTACACATCGATTTAATAAGAGAAATGATTTAGGTACAACATTACGTACTGATGAATTCTCAATGGCTGAAAGGACAAGTAAAACCGGAGCTCTTGAAGAGTCATTTGGTAGTATAAAGGCTATGACTGCTCCATTTAATGATAAAAACAACAGTCAGGGAGCAATTTCTATTTCGATTGATAATAATCACTTGTATTTAACAATATGCGAAAATAATTTGTATTGTGATATATGGGTGTCTGATTATGTAGATGACGAATGGTCTGCATTAAAGAATATGGGAGCTGCAATAAATGGTCGGCGTTCATGGGAAAGTCAGCCGTCAATATCATCTGATGGAAAAACTATTTATTTTTCAAGTATTCGTCCTGGTAATCTTGGATTTGATTTAGACGATCAGTCCACCCAAACAAGTGATATATGGATGTCAAAAATGGGCGATGATGGAAATTGGAAACCTGCTGTTAATCTGGGTAATGTTATAAATAGCCATGGAAACGAAAAATCTCCATTTATTCATAGTGATAGTCAGACTTTATATTTTTCGTCAGATGGACGAGATGGAATAGGAGGGTATGATATTTATTATTCAAAAATGAAACCTGATGGTAAATGGACTGAGCCGAAAAATATCGGATATCCTATAAATACAGAAGGTGATGAACTTGGGTTTATTGTTAGTACTTTTGGAAAGAAAGCATATTTTTCATCTAATAAGTTACAAGGTTCAGAAGGTTGGGATATATATTCTTTCGACTTATATGAAGAAGCCCGTCCAAAAGAAATTGCAATTATTAAGGGTGAAATAAAAGACGATCAGGGCGAAGCAGTTCAGGATGCAAAAGTTGAAATTAAAGATGTTAAAACTAACAGGGTAACTGAAGGGGTTGTAGATAAAATGACAGGAAAATATGCTGTTGCAATTTCTGTTGCCAAACCCGATGATGAGTTAATTATGACAGTTAAGAAAAAAGAATACGCATTTACTTCAGAATATATAAAAGTAAAAGATATTAAAAAGGAAGAACCTGTTAAAGTTAATTTTGAAGTAAAACCGGTAGAGGTTGGAACAACAGTTAAGCTTAATAATATTTATTTTGCATCAAGTGATGCTGTTTTCGAGAAATCCAGCCTTATTGTTCTTGATAATTTTTTGGAGTATTTACAAGAGAATCCTCAGATTAAAATTTCTATTCATGGACATACCGATAGCGAAGGTGATGATAAGAGTAACCAGGCACTTAGTGAGCAAAGAGCTAAAGCAGTTGGCGAATATCTTATTTTAATGGGTTTGGATAAAGTTAGAATAGTTTCTGCTCGTGGTTATGGAGAAACTAAACCCGTAGCCTCAAATGATACACCTGATGGAAGAGCTTTAAATCGTAGAACAGAGTTTGTAATAGAAGCGAAGTAA
- a CDS encoding C69 family dipeptidase has translation MKKIILVLSLVVGLGFSQSSFSCTNLLITKGASTDGSTMVTYHADSHVLYGELYYRPAADYPEGTLVDIYEWDTGKYLGKMKQVKHTFSVVGNQNEYQVSIGETTYTGREELQDTTGLIDYGTLIYTTLQRAKTAREAIKIFSELISEYGYYSTGESFSIADPNEVWILEMIGKGPGKKDAKGKLDYSKGAVWVAIQIPDGYISGHANHARITTFPFQKKNNFFDPKQTVFHSADVITFAKKMGYYTGEDKDFSFSDTYAPLDFGGARFCEARVWAAFNRVNKEMGKYEEYAMGHDLKNRMPLYIKPDKKLSVHDVMELMRDYYQGTKMDMTQDIGAGPFKCIVRWRPMTWKVDSTSYLHERAISTQQTGFTFVAQNRSWLPNPIGGILWFGVDDSYTCVYTPMYCGITKVPESFAVGNGSMMEFSDNAAFWVFNQVSNFAYTRYSDMIQDIQQVQRELESKYIDNTPNIDKQAADLYKTDPKKAIEFITNYSVDAGNGTVKRWKQLYAFLFTKYMDGNIKTVVPGQRNPKVKQPGYNDEYYRQIVKDKGEKFKMPSGGSH, from the coding sequence ATGAAGAAAATTATTTTAGTTTTATCGCTGGTTGTAGGATTAGGATTTTCGCAATCATCATTTTCATGTACTAACCTTCTTATTACAAAAGGTGCATCTACAGACGGCTCTACAATGGTAACATACCATGCAGACAGTCACGTATTATATGGCGAATTATATTACAGACCAGCTGCCGATTACCCAGAAGGCACATTAGTTGACATTTACGAATGGGATACCGGTAAATATCTGGGAAAAATGAAACAGGTAAAACACACTTTCTCTGTAGTTGGTAATCAAAACGAATATCAGGTTTCTATTGGTGAAACAACTTACACAGGAAGAGAAGAATTACAAGACACTACAGGATTAATTGACTATGGTACATTAATTTACACAACATTACAACGAGCTAAAACTGCACGTGAGGCTATTAAAATATTTTCAGAGTTAATTAGCGAATATGGTTATTACAGCACAGGTGAATCTTTCTCTATTGCTGACCCTAATGAAGTTTGGATATTAGAAATGATTGGTAAAGGTCCTGGTAAAAAAGATGCTAAAGGTAAATTGGATTACAGCAAAGGTGCAGTATGGGTAGCTATTCAAATTCCAGATGGATATATATCAGGTCACGCAAACCATGCACGTATAACAACATTCCCTTTCCAGAAAAAAAATAATTTCTTCGATCCAAAACAAACAGTATTTCATTCTGCTGATGTAATAACATTTGCAAAAAAGATGGGTTACTATACCGGAGAAGATAAAGACTTTAGTTTTTCTGATACATATGCACCTTTAGATTTTGGTGGTGCTCGTTTTTGTGAAGCTCGCGTTTGGGCCGCCTTTAACAGAGTTAATAAAGAAATGGGAAAATACGAAGAATATGCAATGGGGCATGACCTTAAAAATCGTATGCCATTATATATTAAACCAGACAAAAAATTATCCGTTCACGATGTAATGGAACTAATGCGCGATTATTATCAGGGAACAAAAATGGATATGACACAAGATATTGGTGCTGGTCCATTTAAATGTATTGTTCGCTGGAGACCAATGACATGGAAAGTTGATAGCACTAGTTATTTACACGAAAGAGCTATAAGTACTCAACAAACCGGATTTACATTTGTTGCTCAAAACCGTTCATGGTTACCTAATCCTATTGGTGGCATATTATGGTTTGGTGTTGATGACAGTTATACATGCGTTTACACACCAATGTATTGTGGTATTACAAAAGTTCCTGAATCATTTGCAGTAGGTAATGGATCTATGATGGAATTTAGCGACAATGCTGCATTCTGGGTTTTTAATCAGGTTTCAAATTTTGCATATACACGCTATAGCGATATGATACAAGATATTCAACAGGTACAACGCGAACTTGAATCAAAATATATTGATAATACACCTAATATTGATAAACAAGCTGCCGATCTTTATAAAACTGATCCTAAAAAAGCTATAGAATTTATTACTAATTATAGCGTTGATGCTGGAAACGGAACTGTAAAAAGATGGAAACAGCTTTATGCATTTTTATTTACAAAATATATGGACGGCAATATTAAAACTGTTGTTCCCGGACAAAGAAATCCTAAAGTAAAACAGCCAGGATATAACGACGAATACTATCGTCAGATAGTAAAAGATAAAGGCGAAAAATTTAAAATGCCAAGTGGCGGATCACATTAA
- a CDS encoding DUF721 domain-containing protein, which produces MRRNNTRSISEVISEYVEAYKLKGKISEITLIKSWPEIVGEKIAAKTIELRIQHRKLFVKIHSSILRQELMMIRTELVKRLNEKAGESVIDEMVLF; this is translated from the coding sequence ATGAGACGCAATAACACACGCTCAATCAGCGAAGTAATTAGCGAATATGTAGAAGCCTACAAATTAAAAGGTAAGATATCAGAAATTACACTTATTAAATCATGGCCCGAGATTGTTGGCGAAAAAATTGCAGCAAAAACAATTGAATTAAGAATTCAACACAGGAAATTATTTGTAAAAATTCATTCTTCAATTCTTCGTCAGGAATTAATGATGATTCGTACTGAGCTGGTAAAACGACTAAACGAAAAAGCCGGAGAATCAGTAATTGATGAAATGGTTTTGTTTTAA
- a CDS encoding 6,7-dimethyl-8-ribityllumazine synthase translates to MVTNLKAQSNIDENIFPDASSMRIGIVVAEWNSKITDALLEGALETLKKCNTPDENIIVRYVPGSIELTAGAKILAELANVDAVISIGCVIQGDTKHFDYVCQSVTHGITELNIKYPIPFIFAVLTTNNFQQAIDRAGGKHGNKGAECALTAVKMVEMRRSF, encoded by the coding sequence ATGGTAACAAATTTAAAAGCTCAGTCAAATATCGACGAAAATATATTTCCTGATGCAAGCTCAATGAGAATCGGGATTGTAGTAGCAGAATGGAATAGTAAAATAACAGATGCGTTATTAGAAGGTGCATTAGAAACATTAAAAAAATGTAATACTCCTGATGAAAATATTATTGTAAGGTATGTTCCGGGTAGTATAGAGCTAACAGCAGGTGCTAAAATTCTTGCAGAATTAGCAAATGTTGATGCAGTTATTAGTATTGGTTGTGTTATTCAAGGAGATACCAAGCATTTCGATTATGTTTGTCAAAGTGTGACACACGGAATTACCGAATTAAATATTAAATATCCTATCCCTTTTATTTTTGCTGTTTTAACAACAAATAATTTTCAGCAGGCAATTGACCGGGCTGGAGGGAAACATGGTAACAAAGGTGCAGAATGTGCGCTTACTGCTGTTAAAATGGTAGAAATGAGAAGAAGCTTTTAA
- the recF gene encoding DNA replication and repair protein RecF (All proteins in this family for which functions are known are DNA-binding proteins that assist the filamentation of RecA onto DNA for the initiation of recombination or recombinational repair.), with protein sequence MNLFLKHIDLIGFKNLKEISVDFSTKINCFAGNNGAGKTNLLDSIYYLSFCKSYFNNTDHENIHHGDNLFLINGIYERNEVDENILCGVKQNDKKQFKRNKKEYQRLSDHIGLLPLVIVSPYDANLISEGSEERRKFINGVISQYDKTYLNDVINYNKVLKQRNALLKEFIRRNNSDRETLEIYDEKLSQLGIPIYNKRKDFLEKLSPVFESFYRHISGGNEVVELLYQSQLEQEDFKLLLNKSFEKDNLVQYTTCGIHKDDLVFKINGFPVKTNGSQGQQKSFLLSLKLAQFDFIKEKNDFTPLLLLDDIFDKLDNTRVSLLMKLVGEQHFGQIFISDTDKNRIEKVLEPVKSDYSIYNLEKGAIL encoded by the coding sequence ATGAATCTTTTTTTAAAACATATAGATTTAATTGGATTTAAAAATCTGAAAGAAATTTCAGTTGATTTTTCGACTAAAATAAACTGTTTTGCCGGAAATAACGGTGCCGGAAAAACTAATCTGTTAGACTCTATTTATTATCTGTCATTTTGCAAAAGTTATTTTAATAACACTGATCATGAAAACATTCATCACGGTGATAATCTTTTTTTAATTAATGGCATTTATGAACGCAATGAAGTAGATGAGAATATTTTATGCGGAGTAAAACAAAATGATAAAAAGCAATTTAAGAGAAATAAAAAAGAGTACCAAAGATTATCTGATCACATAGGATTATTACCGCTTGTAATAGTATCTCCATACGATGCAAATCTTATCTCGGAAGGAAGTGAAGAGCGCAGAAAATTTATTAACGGAGTTATATCTCAATACGACAAAACATACTTGAATGATGTAATTAATTATAACAAAGTCCTTAAACAACGTAATGCATTACTTAAAGAATTTATAAGAAGAAATAATTCTGATAGAGAAACTCTTGAAATTTACGACGAAAAATTATCGCAGCTAGGTATTCCTATTTACAATAAACGTAAAGATTTTTTGGAAAAACTTAGCCCTGTTTTTGAAAGTTTTTACCGTCACATATCCGGAGGAAATGAAGTTGTAGAGCTATTATATCAATCACAATTAGAACAAGAAGATTTTAAGTTACTTTTAAATAAATCATTTGAAAAAGATAATTTAGTTCAATATACAACATGCGGAATTCATAAAGATGATTTGGTGTTTAAAATCAATGGATTTCCTGTTAAAACTAATGGCTCGCAAGGTCAGCAAAAAAGCTTTTTACTTTCATTAAAATTAGCTCAGTTTGATTTTATTAAAGAAAAAAATGATTTTACACCATTGCTTTTATTAGATGACATTTTTGATAAACTTGATAATACACGTGTTTCCTTATTGATGAAACTTGTAGGAGAACAGCACTTTGGTCAGATTTTTATTTCGGATACTGATAAAAACAGAATTGAGAAAGTACTTGAACCTGTAAAATCTGATTACTCTATTTACAATTTAGAGAAAGGAGCAATACTATGA